One Gimesia aquarii DNA segment encodes these proteins:
- a CDS encoding DUF1549 domain-containing protein: MKYFYTMLFVLCGMSVCDADDVLPKPQSAVDFAHEVMPVLQKHCAKCHTGDQKKGGLAMNTRAELLAGGESGKVVVPGYAAKSHMIELLESSDDSVWMPPEGPRVSAKEIATLKKWINQGAPWDTGITLGKSAWEPPLKPRLVTLPPAQNGRDHPIDRLLDADLAKRGQSRPLPVSDAAFLRRATLDAIGLLPMPEELQAFVADQSSHKREQWIDQLLANDIAYADHWLTTWNDLLRNDYTGTGFITGGRKQITPWLYAALRENKPYDAFVRELISPTTESAGFIDGIKWRGDVNASQTREIQFAQNVSQVFLGINMKCASCHDSFIDRWTLSEAYNLAAIYSDHPLELNRCDKPTGKMATPKWIFPELGDVDSKAPKNKRLQQLAVLMTHPDNGRFTRTLVNRIWAQLMGRGIVHPVDAMHTRPWNEDLLDYLAVQFAKDGYDLRKFTRFIMTSQAYQSQAVILEKEPGEDYVYAGPIAKRMTAEQLLDSIWQITGGNPAVAEAKVDRSEKSEAENSKSASELLVPTPITAYWIWHSGEVGKKSQLRKKFRLNATSTGAKLMATCDNAFVMKINGAKVATSRSWKKPVYIDITPHLQVGENLIEVDAEMFGGAAGFICQIAYLDGVDQKEITSNKSWEARSPAGKWAAAAELNLHGKPPWGAVLDPKVNAGPSFLPAPPVRAALVKNNFLMRSLGRPHRDQVVTTRPGELTTLQAIDLSNGDILAEYLRNGAKHLVGKEMNSEELIVLLFRYALSRDPSTAERTVLAEVVGDGRDPIAVEDLLWIVFMKPEFQMIR, translated from the coding sequence ATGTTATTCGTGCTTTGTGGTATGTCAGTATGCGATGCGGATGATGTGCTACCGAAGCCCCAGTCTGCTGTCGATTTTGCTCATGAAGTGATGCCTGTGCTCCAGAAGCATTGCGCGAAATGCCATACGGGCGACCAGAAAAAGGGCGGCCTGGCGATGAATACGCGGGCCGAACTGCTGGCTGGAGGAGAGTCCGGTAAAGTGGTAGTCCCAGGCTATGCGGCAAAGAGCCATATGATCGAATTACTTGAATCGTCCGACGATTCCGTCTGGATGCCTCCGGAAGGTCCCCGTGTTTCGGCAAAGGAGATCGCAACTCTGAAAAAATGGATCAATCAAGGAGCGCCCTGGGACACGGGAATCACGTTAGGTAAGTCTGCCTGGGAACCCCCGCTGAAACCCCGCCTTGTCACCCTGCCCCCAGCACAAAACGGCCGCGATCATCCGATTGATCGACTACTGGATGCCGATCTCGCCAAGCGAGGACAATCGCGTCCTCTACCGGTTTCAGACGCTGCCTTTCTTCGTCGGGCTACCCTCGACGCCATTGGTCTGTTGCCGATGCCTGAAGAATTGCAGGCGTTCGTCGCGGACCAATCAAGCCATAAACGCGAACAGTGGATTGATCAGCTGCTGGCGAACGACATTGCTTACGCCGATCACTGGTTGACAACCTGGAACGACCTTCTGCGCAACGATTATACAGGCACCGGCTTTATCACCGGTGGACGCAAGCAGATCACTCCGTGGCTCTACGCTGCGTTGCGCGAAAACAAGCCTTATGATGCGTTCGTTCGCGAACTGATTTCGCCGACGACCGAATCAGCTGGCTTTATCGACGGGATCAAGTGGCGCGGCGATGTGAACGCAAGCCAGACGCGCGAGATCCAATTTGCCCAGAACGTCTCGCAGGTTTTTCTTGGCATCAACATGAAGTGCGCCAGTTGCCACGACAGTTTCATTGATCGTTGGACTTTATCAGAGGCCTACAATTTAGCCGCGATTTATTCTGATCATCCCCTTGAACTCAATCGCTGTGATAAGCCGACAGGCAAGATGGCCACGCCAAAATGGATCTTTCCCGAGTTGGGGGATGTTGATTCGAAAGCCCCTAAAAACAAGCGACTCCAGCAGTTGGCTGTGTTGATGACACATCCCGACAACGGGCGATTCACCCGGACGCTGGTCAATCGGATTTGGGCGCAACTCATGGGCCGTGGCATCGTGCATCCGGTCGACGCGATGCATACGCGGCCCTGGAACGAGGATTTGTTAGATTACCTTGCGGTGCAGTTTGCGAAGGATGGTTATGATTTGAGGAAGTTCACCCGCTTCATCATGACGTCGCAGGCTTACCAGTCGCAGGCCGTGATTCTGGAAAAAGAGCCGGGTGAAGATTATGTTTACGCGGGGCCCATCGCCAAACGAATGACCGCTGAGCAACTTCTGGACTCGATCTGGCAGATAACGGGAGGGAATCCCGCCGTTGCGGAAGCCAAGGTGGACCGCTCAGAGAAATCGGAAGCAGAAAATTCGAAGTCCGCATCGGAACTGTTGGTGCCCACACCGATTACCGCCTACTGGATTTGGCACAGCGGCGAAGTGGGCAAGAAATCACAGCTGCGAAAGAAGTTTAGGCTCAACGCGACTTCGACCGGTGCGAAATTGATGGCAACGTGTGATAACGCCTTTGTCATGAAAATCAATGGCGCGAAAGTCGCCACCTCTCGAAGCTGGAAGAAGCCGGTCTATATCGACATCACACCACATCTTCAGGTGGGGGAGAACCTGATTGAAGTCGATGCGGAGATGTTCGGAGGCGCTGCGGGATTTATTTGTCAGATCGCATATTTAGATGGTGTTGATCAAAAAGAAATTACGAGCAACAAATCCTGGGAAGCGCGTTCTCCGGCCGGAAAGTGGGCCGCGGCAGCAGAACTCAATCTGCACGGCAAGCCCCCCTGGGGCGCTGTTCTGGATCCCAAAGTGAATGCAGGTCCGTCGTTTCTTCCCGCGCCACCAGTTCGTGCGGCTTTAGTAAAGAACAATTTTCTGATGCGCTCGTTGGGTAGACCACATCGCGATCAGGTAGTGACAACCAGGCCCGGCGAGTTGACCACCTTGCAGGCAATAGACCTTTCGAATGGAGATATCCTGGCCGAGTACCTCCGAAATGGTGCAAAACATCTTGTCGGCAAAGAAATGAATAGTGAGGAGTTGATCGTTCTGCTTTTTCGATATGCCCTCTCACGTGACCCCTCAACCGCAGAGCGAACCGTTCTAGCTGAAGTTGTCGGAGATGGCCGCGATCCTATCGCTGTTGAAGACCTTTTGTGGATCGTCTTCATGAAACCTGAATTTCAAATGATTCGTTAG